The following proteins come from a genomic window of Sphaerisporangium rubeum:
- a CDS encoding LnmK family bifunctional acyltransferase/decarboxylase — translation MTVHTTAPGEAGTAHRSVLVKPGMCGHNSLFAGSLGDWTWDTVSELCGINAFDATNPDGAPTYLSFYYFHIRASRRLHVNSLTFGDRLDVRSRLFDFGSESILTLHQVRREGARSGAVDPDAFYRFDDPDCIYVENYNRWITRSRPGSNEDLVKSSPVGFRHDHLPRLPDAYSPRRVYNHARTALTFLDGTPAGRVPLGHGFTVDYPVEPSRDLNGVGLLYFASYFSIIDWALLRFWRHLGRGTAAFLDRVVLDHRLCYLGNADADAVLRVSVDAWETAGEPGDEIVNLVIRDRDSGRTLAVSTLHVLSTGGAHDDA, via the coding sequence ATGACCGTCCACACGACCGCACCCGGCGAAGCCGGCACCGCGCACCGGTCGGTGCTGGTGAAGCCCGGCATGTGCGGCCACAACTCGCTGTTCGCCGGCAGCCTCGGCGACTGGACGTGGGACACCGTCAGCGAACTGTGCGGGATCAACGCGTTCGACGCCACCAACCCCGACGGCGCGCCGACGTACCTGTCGTTCTACTACTTCCACATCAGGGCGAGCCGCCGGCTGCACGTCAACAGCCTCACCTTCGGCGACCGCCTCGACGTCCGGTCCCGCCTGTTCGACTTCGGCAGCGAATCCATCCTGACCCTGCACCAGGTGCGGCGCGAAGGCGCGCGGTCCGGCGCCGTGGACCCCGACGCGTTCTACCGGTTCGACGACCCCGACTGCATCTACGTCGAGAACTACAACCGGTGGATCACCAGGAGCCGTCCCGGCAGCAACGAGGACCTGGTCAAGTCGTCCCCCGTGGGGTTCCGGCACGACCACCTGCCGCGCCTGCCGGACGCGTACTCACCGCGCCGCGTCTACAACCACGCCAGGACCGCGCTGACCTTCCTCGACGGCACCCCGGCCGGCCGCGTGCCGCTCGGCCACGGCTTCACCGTCGACTACCCGGTGGAGCCGTCCCGCGACCTCAACGGCGTCGGCCTGCTGTACTTCGCCTCGTACTTCTCGATCATCGACTGGGCCCTGCTGCGGTTCTGGCGGCACCTCGGCCGTGGCACCGCGGCGTTCCTGGACCGGGTCGTGCTCGACCACCGCCTGTGCTACCTCGGCAACGCCGACGCCGACGCCGTGCTGCGCGTCTCGGTGGACGCCTGGGAGACGGCCGGCGAGCCCGGCGACGAGATCGTGAACCTCGTGATCCGTGACCGGGACTCCGGAAGGACGCTCGCGGTCAGCACCCTGCACGTGCTCTCAACCGGAGGTGCTCATGACGACGCGTGA
- a CDS encoding phosphopantetheine-binding protein, with protein sequence MTTRDDVELVVRQQIAEILPSVPIEGDRHLKDLGADSVDRVEILLGVLDRLGLRAPLSDFRDVPNVDALVDVLAERVS encoded by the coding sequence ATGACGACGCGTGACGACGTCGAGCTGGTGGTGCGCCAGCAGATCGCCGAGATCCTCCCCTCGGTACCCATAGAAGGTGACCGGCACCTGAAGGACCTCGGTGCCGACTCCGTCGACCGCGTCGAGATCCTCCTCGGCGTGCTCGACCGGCTCGGCCTGCGGGCCCCGCTGTCGGACTTCCGTGACGTGCCGAACGTCGACGCGCTGGTGGACGTCCTCGCCGAGCGTGTCTCATGA